A single region of the Duganella sp. BuS-21 genome encodes:
- the urtB gene encoding urea ABC transporter permease subunit UrtB — protein sequence MFRKLILIACLCFARAACAGIAPGLLAPLAGDDPDARVEAIAKIGALASDDATRFLTSLQNGDVYTTPDGKLYIVADDKAIDAASGASGPLPEGLDGLMINNRLRGAVEEALSALKMFSPNRAQRLAAVTELQKTATYAQAPLIEKALSKEIDAEIRSMLRLVAATADLQSPQAANRRAAVEALAESSNANLRPTLQAIVTDDADESVRVAAAHTLQALDSRLARTEFIGNIFYGISLGSVLLLAALGLAITFGLMGIINMAHGELLMIGAYTTYLCQMAFRRWMPEALDWYLAAALPAAFLVTALVGIALERTVIRWLYGRPLETLLATWGISLILMQAVRTIFGAQNVEVANPAWMSGGVTVLGSLVLAYNRIAIIVFAALVVGGVWLILNKTRLGLFVRAVMQNRRMAGCVGVSTAKIDMMTFGLGSGIAGLGGVALSQLGNVGPDLGQSYIVDSFMVVVLGGVGQLAGTVIAALGLGEANKFLEPVAGAVLAKIAILIFIIIFIQKRPQGLFAMKGRSAE from the coding sequence ATGTTCCGCAAACTAATTCTGATCGCTTGCCTGTGTTTTGCCCGCGCAGCTTGCGCCGGCATCGCCCCCGGGTTACTGGCGCCGCTGGCCGGTGACGACCCCGATGCCCGCGTTGAAGCCATCGCCAAAATCGGCGCACTCGCCAGCGACGACGCCACCCGCTTCCTGACCTCCCTGCAAAACGGCGACGTCTACACCACGCCCGACGGCAAGCTATACATCGTCGCCGACGACAAGGCCATCGACGCCGCCAGCGGCGCCAGCGGCCCCTTGCCGGAAGGCCTGGACGGCCTGATGATCAACAACCGCCTGCGCGGCGCGGTCGAAGAAGCGCTGTCCGCGCTCAAGATGTTCTCGCCGAACCGCGCGCAACGCCTGGCCGCCGTCACCGAGCTGCAAAAAACCGCCACTTACGCGCAAGCGCCGCTGATCGAAAAAGCCCTCAGCAAGGAAATCGACGCTGAAATCCGCAGCATGCTGCGCCTGGTCGCCGCCACCGCCGACCTGCAATCGCCGCAGGCCGCCAATCGCCGCGCCGCCGTCGAAGCGCTGGCCGAGAGCAGCAACGCCAATCTGCGCCCAACGCTGCAAGCCATCGTCACCGACGACGCCGACGAAAGCGTGCGCGTCGCCGCCGCCCACACCTTGCAGGCGCTCGACAGCCGCCTCGCACGCACTGAATTCATCGGCAATATTTTCTACGGCATCTCGCTCGGCAGCGTGCTGCTGCTGGCGGCGCTGGGCCTCGCCATCACCTTCGGCCTGATGGGTATCATCAACATGGCGCACGGCGAATTGCTGATGATCGGCGCCTACACCACCTACCTGTGCCAAATGGCCTTCCGCCGCTGGATGCCCGAGGCGCTGGACTGGTACCTGGCCGCCGCGCTGCCGGCCGCATTCCTGGTGACGGCGCTGGTCGGCATCGCGCTGGAACGCACGGTGATCCGCTGGCTCTACGGCCGTCCGCTGGAAACGCTGCTGGCCACATGGGGCATCAGCCTGATACTGATGCAAGCGGTGCGCACCATCTTCGGCGCGCAGAACGTGGAAGTCGCCAATCCGGCCTGGATGTCCGGCGGCGTCACCGTGCTTGGCTCGCTGGTGTTGGCCTACAACCGCATCGCCATCATCGTCTTCGCCGCACTGGTGGTGGGCGGCGTGTGGCTGATCCTGAACAAAACGCGGCTCGGCCTGTTCGTGCGCGCCGTCATGCAGAACCGTCGCATGGCCGGCTGCGTCGGCGTCTCCACCGCCAAGATCGACATGATGACCTTCGGTCTCGGCTCCGGCATCGCCGGCCTGGGTGGCGTGGCGCTGTCGCAGCTCGGTAACGTGGGGCCCGACCTGGGCCAGAGCTACATCGTCGACTCCTTCATGGTGGTGGTGTTGGGCGGCGTGGGCCAGCTGGCCGGCACCGTGATCGCCGCGCTGGGACTGGGCGAGGCCAACAAGTTCCTGGAGCCGGTGGCCGGTGCTGTGCTGGCCAAGATCGCCATCCTGATCTTCATCATCATCTTTATCCAGAAGCGTCCGCAAGGGCTGTTCGCCATGAAAGGCAGGAGCGCTGAATGA
- the urtA gene encoding urea ABC transporter substrate-binding protein: protein MSRIAAATALLAAGTQAYAADTIKIGILHSLSGTMAISETSLKDVALMTIDEINAKGGVMGKKLEAVVVDPASNWPLFAEKARGLIAQDKVSVVFGCWTSVSRKSVLPVFKELNSLLFYPVQYEGEELEKNVFYTGAAPNQQAIPAVQYLMSKDGGGAKRFVLLGTDYVYPRTTNKILRAYLKSKGVKDSDIDEVYTPFGHSDYQTIVANIKKFSAGGKTAVISTINGDSNVPFYKELGNAGLKATDVPVVAFSVGEEELRGVDTKPLLGHLAAWNYFESVKNPVNTDFIKKWKAYAVAKKLPNSNTVVTNDPMEATYVGIHMWAQAVEKAKSTDTDKVIAAMGGQTFKAPSGFTLTMDPTNHHLHKPVFIGEIRADGQFNVVWKTPGPVRAAPWSPYIPGNEGKQKL, encoded by the coding sequence ATGAGCCGCATCGCCGCCGCCACCGCGCTGCTGGCGGCAGGCACGCAGGCCTACGCGGCCGACACCATCAAGATCGGCATCCTGCACTCGCTGTCCGGCACCATGGCCATCTCCGAGACGTCGCTGAAAGACGTGGCCCTGATGACCATCGATGAAATCAACGCCAAGGGCGGCGTGATGGGCAAGAAGCTGGAAGCGGTGGTGGTGGACCCGGCCTCCAACTGGCCGCTGTTCGCGGAAAAAGCGCGCGGCCTGATTGCGCAGGACAAGGTCTCGGTGGTGTTTGGTTGCTGGACTTCGGTATCACGCAAGTCGGTGCTGCCGGTGTTCAAGGAACTCAATAGCCTGTTGTTCTACCCGGTGCAGTACGAAGGTGAAGAGCTGGAGAAGAACGTGTTCTACACCGGCGCGGCGCCGAACCAGCAGGCGATACCCGCCGTGCAGTACCTGATGAGCAAGGACGGCGGCGGCGCCAAGCGATTCGTGCTGCTGGGGACCGACTACGTCTACCCGCGCACCACCAACAAGATCCTGCGCGCCTACCTGAAAAGCAAGGGCGTGAAAGACAGCGATATCGACGAGGTGTACACCCCGTTCGGCCATTCGGACTATCAGACCATCGTTGCCAACATCAAGAAGTTTTCGGCTGGCGGCAAGACGGCTGTGATTTCGACCATCAACGGCGACTCCAACGTGCCGTTCTACAAAGAGCTGGGTAACGCCGGCCTGAAGGCGACCGACGTGCCGGTGGTGGCGTTCTCGGTCGGCGAGGAAGAGCTGCGCGGCGTCGACACCAAGCCGCTGCTGGGCCACCTGGCGGCGTGGAACTACTTCGAGTCGGTGAAGAATCCGGTAAATACGGACTTCATCAAGAAGTGGAAAGCCTACGCGGTCGCCAAGAAGCTGCCGAATTCGAACACGGTGGTGACCAACGATCCGATGGAAGCGACCTACGTCGGCATCCACATGTGGGCGCAGGCGGTGGAGAAGGCCAAGTCGACCGATACCGACAAGGTCATCGCGGCGATGGGCGGCCAGACCTTCAAGGCGCCGTCGGGCTTCACCCTGACCATGGACCCGACCAACCACCACCTGCACAAGCCGGTGTTCATCGGCGAGATCCGCGCGGACGGTCAGTTCAACGTGGTCTGGAAAACGCCGGGCCCCGTGCGCGCCGCGCCATGGAGCCCGTACATTCCGGGTAACGAAGGCAAGCAAAAGCTGTAA
- a CDS encoding porin, whose product MGVKQVLLATAVAAAAGNALAGATINAGEDKSVTVGFGLRESYTSAEHGAPDGGRSSDFNLDSGRLFFGASLNKNIKGMFNTEWDGDKIRVLDAAGQFAISPELNIWAGRLLSPSDRANMAGPYYSLGGGYWAGVASRYGYNGGIFRGRDDGVVVWGNVGDGGRLGYSFGVFEGHTFGIGSLTQNQAKAAGIKADDALMYAGRVQYDFWDAEPGYYGTGNYLGGADILAIGVAGRYQKDGILTVGKVGKYSSYNVDFLLEKRIKGAGAFALEAAWYNYDTADIIKSEQGKAYSAGASYIFEDKAGWGKFQPFVRWQKFAADTNIDTKQFDVGTNYIIDGYNAQISAVYSKTKITSVADQDKFSIALQLQY is encoded by the coding sequence ATGGGGGTGAAACAGGTGCTGTTGGCAACGGCGGTTGCAGCGGCGGCGGGCAATGCGCTGGCCGGTGCGACCATCAATGCTGGTGAAGACAAGTCGGTCACGGTCGGTTTCGGCCTGCGCGAAAGCTACACCAGCGCGGAGCACGGCGCGCCGGACGGCGGCCGCTCCAGCGACTTCAATCTGGACAGCGGACGCCTGTTCTTCGGCGCTTCGCTGAACAAGAACATCAAGGGCATGTTCAACACCGAGTGGGACGGCGACAAGATCCGGGTGCTGGATGCCGCCGGCCAGTTCGCCATTTCGCCTGAATTGAATATCTGGGCCGGCCGCCTGCTGTCGCCATCCGACCGCGCCAACATGGCCGGTCCATACTACTCGCTGGGCGGCGGCTATTGGGCCGGGGTGGCTTCGCGCTACGGCTACAACGGCGGCATCTTCCGTGGTCGCGACGACGGCGTGGTCGTCTGGGGCAATGTGGGCGACGGCGGCCGCCTGGGCTACTCCTTCGGCGTCTTCGAAGGCCACACCTTCGGCATCGGCTCGTTGACGCAGAACCAGGCCAAGGCCGCCGGCATCAAGGCCGACGACGCCCTGATGTACGCGGGCCGCGTGCAGTACGACTTCTGGGATGCGGAGCCGGGCTACTACGGCACCGGCAACTACCTGGGCGGCGCCGACATCCTCGCCATCGGCGTGGCCGGCCGCTACCAGAAGGACGGCATCCTCACCGTCGGCAAGGTTGGCAAGTACAGCTCCTACAACGTCGACTTCCTGCTCGAAAAACGCATCAAGGGCGCCGGCGCCTTTGCGCTGGAAGCGGCCTGGTACAACTACGACACCGCCGACATCATCAAGTCCGAACAGGGCAAGGCCTATTCGGCCGGCGCTTCCTACATCTTCGAAGACAAGGCCGGCTGGGGCAAGTTCCAACCGTTCGTGCGCTGGCAGAAGTTCGCCGCCGATACCAACATCGACACCAAGCAATTCGATGTCGGCACCAACTACATCATCGACGGCTACAACGCGCAGATCAGCGCCGTGTACTCAAAGACCAAGATCACCAGCGTCGCGGATCAGGACAAGTTCTCGATCGCCCTGCAACTTCAATACTAA
- a CDS encoding S41 family peptidase has protein sequence MKRISVALCVFALMSMTAPCQAASIEDSVSHVRTLRQQAAGLTGAGATAADLQRATTLLEEAQRYLGEAVAATGNPSLRLEGYNNLLPLAAAYSRQGRKEQALAALEQAGTLLWFPAAAKQLRASSEFEAIRNEPRFQTVLATAALPQRLWQGPASAQPYTESLSMEQRIAGLTHFWAEARHSFVYFDKVPELDWDKVYMDYLPKVMAAQTTRDYYELMRQLAPLLKDGHTNIWAPGELNAEFEAVPPVRMTLVEGRVLVAFIDDVALAASGRIRVGDELLAIDGVAVHDYAKQRVAPLVSAGAPQDLAFQTYTVGLLRGRATDPVKLRLRTADGAGREEAIPRSGGYHWPDAPQFSMQANGVAYLRIDHFTDDSGLKAFEAALPQILKARALIIDMRRNGGGNGQIGNQILSYLTRKPIIGATSYVRANDAYLRASAGSLVNWTQLPGGAYVQQREQVYEGPVAVLSGPQTYSAAEDFVVTFNIMQRGLTLGEATGGSTGQAINFQLPGGGGARVCAKRDVFPGGREFVGIGVAPQIEVKQTVAGLRAGRDPVLERALAELAGPGKR, from the coding sequence ATGAAGCGGATTTCGGTGGCGTTGTGTGTGTTTGCGTTGATGTCGATGACGGCGCCGTGCCAGGCGGCCAGCATCGAGGATAGCGTAAGCCATGTGCGCACGTTGCGCCAGCAGGCCGCCGGCCTGACCGGCGCAGGCGCAACGGCGGCCGACCTGCAGCGCGCCACCACCTTGCTGGAGGAAGCGCAGCGCTACCTCGGCGAGGCGGTGGCGGCCACCGGCAATCCGTCGCTGCGGCTGGAGGGCTATAACAACCTGCTGCCGCTGGCTGCGGCCTACAGTCGCCAGGGTCGCAAGGAGCAGGCGCTGGCCGCGCTGGAGCAAGCCGGCACGCTGCTGTGGTTTCCGGCCGCCGCCAAGCAGCTACGCGCCAGCAGCGAGTTCGAGGCGATCCGCAACGAGCCGCGCTTTCAGACCGTGCTTGCCACCGCCGCGCTGCCGCAGCGCCTTTGGCAAGGCCCCGCCAGCGCGCAGCCCTATACGGAGTCGCTCAGCATGGAGCAGCGCATCGCCGGCCTTACGCACTTCTGGGCCGAGGCGCGTCACAGCTTCGTCTACTTCGACAAGGTGCCGGAACTGGATTGGGACAAGGTCTATATGGACTACCTGCCCAAAGTAATGGCGGCGCAGACCACGCGTGACTATTACGAGTTGATGCGCCAGCTGGCGCCATTGCTCAAGGACGGCCACACCAACATCTGGGCGCCGGGCGAGTTGAACGCCGAATTCGAAGCTGTGCCGCCGGTGCGCATGACGCTGGTGGAAGGCCGCGTGCTGGTGGCGTTCATCGACGACGTGGCCCTGGCGGCGTCGGGCCGCATTCGCGTGGGAGACGAACTGCTGGCCATCGACGGCGTCGCGGTACACGACTATGCGAAGCAGCGGGTGGCGCCGCTGGTCAGCGCCGGCGCGCCGCAGGATCTGGCGTTCCAGACCTACACGGTGGGCCTGCTGCGCGGCCGTGCCACCGACCCCGTGAAGCTGCGCCTGCGCACCGCCGATGGCGCCGGGCGGGAAGAAGCGATTCCCCGCAGCGGCGGCTATCACTGGCCGGATGCGCCGCAGTTTTCCATGCAGGCCAACGGCGTGGCCTACCTGCGCATCGACCACTTCACCGACGACTCCGGGCTCAAGGCCTTCGAAGCGGCGCTGCCGCAGATCCTCAAGGCGCGCGCGCTGATCATCGACATGCGCCGCAACGGTGGCGGCAATGGCCAGATCGGCAACCAGATCCTCAGCTACCTGACGCGCAAGCCTATCATCGGCGCAACCAGCTACGTGCGCGCCAACGACGCCTATCTGCGCGCCTCTGCCGGCAGCCTGGTGAACTGGACGCAGCTGCCGGGAGGCGCTTACGTGCAGCAGCGCGAACAGGTGTACGAGGGACCGGTGGCGGTGCTGAGCGGCCCGCAGACCTATTCAGCCGCCGAGGACTTCGTCGTCACCTTCAACATCATGCAGCGCGGCCTGACGTTGGGCGAGGCCACCGGCGGCAGCACCGGCCAGGCCATCAACTTCCAGTTGCCCGGCGGCGGCGGGGCGCGCGTATGCGCCAAGCGCGACGTTTTTCCCGGCGGCCGCGAGTTCGTAGGCATCGGCGTGGCGCCGCAGATTGAAGTCAAACAGACCGTCGCCGGCCTGCGCGCGGGGCGCGATCCGGTGCTGGAACGGGCCTTGGCGGAGTTGGCGGGGCCGGGCAAGCGCTAA
- a CDS encoding DNA topoisomerase IB has protein sequence MKRDPHAVLQVPASTSAPATTPAPVAAKLAGLRYVHDDQPGITRQLRGKQFRYLHADGKAVTDDDILARIKALVIPPAWTDVWICKHALGHLQATGRDARGRKQYRYHARWRAHRDDAKYGRMLNFGKALPSIRVAVDAALRKPGLPREKVLATIVYLLEATLMRIGNEEYARENKSFGLTTLRGRHVRLDGSKVEFRFRGKSGVHHALEVQDRRLANIIRRMRDLPGQDLFQYEDDDGNPHAIGSADVNEYLQTITGADYTAKDFRTWAGTVLAAVALREYEKYDSEAQAKKNIVQAIEAVAKKLGNTPSICRKCYVHPAVIESYLDGTMLEALRQRAKEELQEDLHSLHPEEAAVLALLQHRLE, from the coding sequence ATGAAACGCGACCCGCACGCCGTGCTGCAAGTCCCTGCCTCCACGTCTGCCCCGGCCACCACGCCGGCGCCCGTCGCCGCCAAGCTGGCGGGCCTGCGCTATGTGCACGACGACCAGCCGGGCATCACGCGCCAGCTGCGCGGCAAGCAGTTCCGCTATCTCCATGCCGACGGCAAGGCCGTCACCGATGACGACATCCTCGCCCGCATCAAGGCGCTGGTGATTCCGCCGGCATGGACCGATGTCTGGATCTGCAAGCACGCCCTCGGCCACTTGCAGGCCACCGGGCGCGATGCGCGCGGCCGCAAACAATACCGCTATCACGCCCGCTGGCGCGCGCACCGCGACGACGCCAAGTACGGCCGCATGCTCAATTTCGGCAAGGCCCTGCCCTCGATCCGCGTGGCGGTGGACGCCGCGCTGCGCAAGCCAGGACTGCCGCGCGAGAAGGTGCTGGCCACCATCGTCTACCTGCTGGAGGCGACGCTGATGCGCATCGGGAACGAGGAGTACGCGCGCGAGAACAAATCGTTCGGGCTGACCACGCTGCGCGGGCGCCACGTGCGGCTCGATGGCAGCAAGGTGGAATTCCGTTTTCGCGGCAAGAGCGGCGTGCACCATGCGCTGGAAGTGCAGGACCGCCGCCTGGCAAATATCATCCGCCGCATGCGCGACCTGCCGGGACAGGACCTGTTCCAGTATGAGGACGACGACGGCAATCCGCACGCCATCGGCTCGGCCGACGTCAACGAATACCTGCAAACCATCACCGGCGCCGACTACACCGCCAAGGACTTCCGCACCTGGGCCGGCACCGTGCTGGCGGCCGTCGCGTTGAGGGAGTACGAGAAGTATGACTCGGAAGCCCAGGCCAAGAAGAATATCGTGCAGGCCATCGAAGCAGTCGCGAAAAAGCTCGGCAATACGCCGAGCATCTGCCGCAAATGCTATGTGCATCCGGCCGTGATCGAGTCCTACCTCGACGGCACGATGCTGGAAGCCCTGCGCCAGCGCGCCAAGGAAGAGCTGCAGGAAGACCTGCACTCGCTGCACCCCGAGGAAGCCGCCGTGCTCGCACTTTTACAACATCGATTAGAGTAG
- a CDS encoding ion channel: MRTEPPPQSIRPRVGKVRGEFQMGTSRIRRIGISRWYWGDIYHWMLTVSWPRFFVLVGLLYVFTNLVFALAFYAVPGSILNARPGYFPDCVFFSIETLATVGYGYMNPATTYGHLVASTEILLGMVEVAAVTGLLFARFSRPTSRIMFSDVAVVTPFNGVPTLMLRAGNERANLILEASARASLVRRETTLEGQVFTRFYDLKLEREENSVFALSWTILHQIDESSPLFGKTQQNLIDEGTTLAVGISGTDDTLNDFVHARQTYSAEHIFFNHHFADIMSDKLEGNVRILDFSKFHDIYPDGSSEGTMPGAALAHPG, encoded by the coding sequence ATGCGCACCGAGCCGCCACCGCAATCGATACGACCGCGCGTCGGCAAGGTGCGCGGCGAGTTTCAGATGGGGACTTCGCGCATCAGGCGGATCGGCATCAGCCGCTGGTACTGGGGCGATATCTACCACTGGATGCTCACCGTCAGCTGGCCGCGCTTCTTCGTGCTGGTCGGCTTGCTGTATGTGTTCACCAACCTGGTGTTCGCACTGGCTTTTTACGCGGTGCCCGGTTCGATTTTGAATGCGCGGCCCGGCTACTTCCCCGATTGCGTATTCTTCTCCATCGAGACATTGGCCACCGTCGGCTATGGCTATATGAATCCGGCCACCACCTACGGCCACTTGGTGGCGTCGACCGAGATCCTGCTTGGCATGGTGGAGGTGGCGGCGGTGACCGGCCTGCTGTTTGCGCGCTTTTCGCGGCCGACCTCGCGCATCATGTTCTCGGACGTGGCGGTGGTGACGCCGTTCAACGGCGTGCCCACGTTGATGCTGCGCGCCGGGAACGAGCGCGCCAACCTGATTCTGGAAGCGTCGGCGCGGGCCTCGCTGGTGCGGCGCGAAACCACGTTGGAAGGGCAGGTCTTCACCCGTTTCTACGACCTGAAACTGGAGCGCGAAGAAAACAGCGTATTCGCGCTGAGTTGGACCATCCTGCACCAGATCGACGAATCGAGCCCGCTGTTCGGCAAGACGCAGCAGAACCTGATCGATGAAGGCACCACGCTGGCGGTCGGCATCTCCGGCACCGACGACACGCTCAACGATTTTGTCCACGCGCGCCAGACCTACTCGGCGGAGCACATCTTCTTCAACCACCACTTCGCCGACATCATGTCCGACAAATTGGAGGGCAATGTGCGCATCCTCGACTTCAGCAAGTTCCACGACATCTACCCGGACGGCAGCAGCGAAGGCACCATGCCAGGCGCCGCGCTGGCGCATCCCGGCTGA
- the def gene encoding peptide deformylase — translation MTVREILKMGDPRLLRVAEPVTEFDTPAMRELIADMFDTMHAANGAGLAAPQIGVNLQLVIYGFKSNPRYPEAPQVPETVLINPVLTPLSDQMEEGFEGCLSVPGLRGSVPRYTQLHYEGVDQHNQPIKRDVDGFHARVVQHEVDHLLGKLYPMRIKDFSKFGYTEVMFPGLDPNDDD, via the coding sequence ATGACCGTCCGCGAGATCCTGAAGATGGGCGATCCGCGCCTGCTGCGCGTGGCCGAACCGGTAACCGAATTCGACACGCCCGCCATGCGCGAACTGATCGCCGACATGTTCGACACCATGCACGCGGCCAACGGCGCCGGCCTGGCGGCGCCGCAGATCGGCGTCAACCTGCAGCTGGTGATCTACGGCTTCAAGAGCAATCCGCGCTATCCGGAGGCGCCGCAGGTGCCGGAAACGGTGCTGATCAATCCCGTGCTCACGCCCTTGTCGGACCAGATGGAGGAAGGCTTCGAAGGCTGCCTGTCCGTTCCCGGCCTGCGCGGCAGCGTGCCGCGCTACACCCAGCTACACTACGAAGGCGTGGATCAGCACAACCAGCCGATCAAGCGCGACGTCGACGGCTTCCACGCGCGCGTGGTGCAGCACGAAGTGGACCACCTGCTGGGCAAGCTATACCCGATGCGCATCAAGGACTTTTCGAAGTTCGGCTACACGGAAGTGATGTTCCCCGGCCTCGACCCCAACGACGACGACTGA
- the galU gene encoding UTP--glucose-1-phosphate uridylyltransferase GalU — protein MTKIKKAVFPVAGLGSRFLPATKAQPKEMLPIVDKPLIQYAVEEAVAAGITEMVFITGRNKRAIEDHFDKAYELESELEAADKHALLELVRNVIPKSVNCIYIRQSEPLGLGHAVLCARPVIGDEPFAVLLADDFMDTADGVKPVLAQMTELYAYERSSILAVQEVPREATRQYGIVSATAYQPKLELVHGIVEKPKPEAAPSTLAVVGRYVLSGRIFDYLENLGSGAGGEIQLTDGIAALMKNERVLAYRYDGTRYDCGSKLGYLKATTAMGLKHAETGEDYCAFLRQIQCDIEAQSK, from the coding sequence ATGACCAAAATTAAAAAAGCCGTATTCCCTGTCGCAGGCCTGGGCAGCCGCTTTCTGCCCGCCACCAAGGCGCAGCCGAAAGAGATGCTGCCCATCGTCGACAAGCCGCTGATCCAGTACGCGGTCGAAGAGGCGGTGGCCGCCGGCATCACGGAGATGGTGTTCATCACCGGCCGTAACAAACGCGCCATCGAAGACCACTTCGACAAAGCCTACGAGCTGGAATCGGAACTGGAGGCGGCCGACAAGCACGCGCTGCTGGAACTGGTGCGCAATGTGATCCCGAAGAGCGTCAACTGCATCTACATCCGCCAGTCCGAGCCGCTGGGCCTGGGCCACGCGGTGCTGTGTGCGCGTCCGGTGATCGGCGACGAGCCGTTCGCCGTGCTGCTGGCGGACGACTTCATGGACACCGCCGACGGCGTCAAGCCGGTGCTGGCGCAGATGACCGAGCTGTACGCCTATGAACGCTCCAGCATCCTGGCGGTGCAGGAAGTGCCGCGCGAAGCGACCCGCCAGTACGGCATCGTCAGCGCCACCGCCTATCAGCCCAAGCTGGAACTGGTGCATGGCATCGTCGAGAAACCGAAGCCGGAAGCGGCGCCGTCCACCCTGGCGGTGGTGGGACGCTATGTGCTGTCGGGCCGCATCTTCGACTACCTGGAAAACCTCGGCAGCGGCGCCGGCGGCGAGATCCAGCTGACCGACGGCATCGCCGCGCTGATGAAAAACGAGCGAGTGCTGGCCTACCGCTACGACGGCACGCGCTACGACTGCGGCTCCAAGCTGGGCTACCTGAAAGCCACCACCGCCATGGGCCTCAAGCACGCGGAGACCGGCGAGGACTACTGCGCCTTCCTGCGCCAGATCCAGTGCGACATCGAGGCCCAGTCCAAATGA